One window of Rissa tridactyla isolate bRisTri1 chromosome 26, bRisTri1.patW.cur.20221130, whole genome shotgun sequence genomic DNA carries:
- the LOC128901517 gene encoding soluble scavenger receptor cysteine-rich domain-containing protein SSC5D-like: protein MRLVLLACLWASLAGVLLAEDVDRTKLEIRLVGGDNQCSGRVEVLHKDIWGTVCDDQWDLREAKVVCRQLGCGTALSAPRESKYGEGKGQIWLSDVNCKGTEASLTECEAKPWGDNICNHVEDASVECSGTEIPEPGPIRLVGGPNRCAGRVEVLHEDRWGSVCHDDWDLNDAQVVCKQLGCGDAVLAPIGAKFGRGFETIWLDDVNCTGVEAALSECPARPWGDHNCYHGEDASAICSDSGITVSTSVRLVGGPSRCSGRVEILHNGVWGTVCDDQWDLREAKVVCRQLGCGTALSALPESKYGEGKGQIWLSDVNCTGTEASLTECEAKPWGDNICNHVEDASVECSEVDIPEEGPIRLVDGPNKCAGRVEVLHDNRWGSVCDDHWDMKDAKVVCKQVGCGSPLSALGGARYGRGSDIIWLDDVDCNGTEESIFDCKARPWGEHNCYHGEDADVVCAVNKNLEEPEAP from the exons ATGAGGCTCGTTCTCCTGGCATGTCTCTGGG CTTCCCTTGCAGGAGTCCTGCTGGCAG AAGATGTAGACAGAACCAAACTTGAGATCCGCCTGGTGGGTGGTGACAATCAGTGCTCCGGGAGAGTCGAGGTACTTCACAAGGACATCTGGGGGACTGTCTGTGACGACCAGTGGGATTTACGGGAGGCAAAGGTTgtatgcaggcagctgggctgtgggacgGCGCTATCAGCCCCTCGGGAGTCTAAAtatggggaagggaaaggccAGATCTGGCTGAGTGACGTGAACTGTAAAGGGACAGAAGCGTCCCTCACCGAATGTGAGGCGAAGCCATGGGGAGACAACATCTGCAACCATGTGGAAGATGCCAGTGTGGAGTGCTCAG gAACAGAAATACCTGAGCCAGGGCCAATCCGGCTGGTGGGAGGCCCAAACCGATGTGCTGGGAGGGTTGAGGTGCTTCATGAAGACCGGTGGGGCAGCGTGTGCCATGATGACTGGGATCTAAATGACGCCCAAGTCGTGTGCAAGCAACTGGGCTGTGGTGATGCGGTGCTGGCCCCTATTGGAGCCAAGTTTGGACGAGGATTTGAAACCATTTGGCTGGATGACGTGAACTGCACAGGGGTGGAAGCTGCTCTCTCTGAGTGCCCGGCGAGACCATGGGGGGACCACAATTGTTACCATGGGGAAGATGCCAGTGCAATTTGTTCAG ACTCAGGGATCACCGTCTCCACTTCAGTCCGCCTGGTGGGTGGCCCCAGCCGCTGCTCCGGGAGAGTCGAGATACTTCACAATGGTGTCTGGGGGACCGTCTGTGACGACCAGTGGGATTTACGGGAGGCAAAGGTTgtatgcaggcagctgggctgtgggacgGCGCTATCAGCCCTTCCAGAATCAAAATACGGGGAAGGGAAAGGCCAGATCTGGCTGAGTGATGTGAACTGCACAGGGACAGAAGCGTCCCTCACCGAATGTGAGGCGAAGCCATGGGGAGACAACATCTGCAACCACGTGGAAGATGCCAGTGTGGAGTGCTCAG AGGTGGACATTCCTGAGGAGGGTCCGATCCGGCTCGTGGATGGCCCGAACAAGTGTGCTGGGAGAGTCGAGGTGCTCCACGATAACCGGTGGGGCAGTGTGTGTGACGACCACTGGGACATGAAGGACGCCAAGGTGGTGTGCAAGCAGGTGGGCTGCGGGTCACCACTGTCAGCTCTGGGAGGCGCCCGCTATGGGCGAGGGTCAGACATCATCTGGCTGGACGATGTTGATTGCAACGGGACGGAAGAGAGCATCTTTGACTGTAAGGCCAGGCCATGGGGTGAACATAACTGCTATCACGGAGAGGACGCTGACGTTGTCTGTGCAG TTAACAAGAACTTGGAAGAACCAGAAGCACCATAA